In Sulfurovum xiamenensis, one DNA window encodes the following:
- the dnaE gene encoding DNA polymerase III subunit alpha, whose product MSEEPKAKPQFTHLHLHTEYSLLDGANKIKALAKKIKEQGMTSVAMTDHGNMFGTIDFYNTMRNEGIKPIIGMEAYVHNQEDLGDKSIRQRFHLCLYAKNEVGYKNLMYLSSRAYIDGFYYYPRINWDLLKENSEGLICSSACLQGEVNWHMNLSERNVKFGAKGYEEAKKVALKYKDVFGDDFYLELMRHGIGDQHRIDKQIIQLSQETGIKIVATNDTHYTEQKDADAHEAFMCIAMNKLYDDPNRLRHSVHEFYVKSPEQMAELFADIPEAIEHTQEIADKCNLEIKLGDPTPPNFKFARERAEAIGLVLPEPDKEYSLENDKVLFIEESRRGLERRLEIVPEEKHQEYRDRLQVEIDIINNMKFPGYMLIVWDFVDAAKQMGIPVGPGRGSAAGSLVAYSLKITDIDPMPYGLLFERFLNPERISMPDIDMDFCQARRQEILDYVVEKYGRVNVAQIITFGKLLAKGVIRDVARVLDMPYSKADAMAKLIPDELGIDLKNSYEKEPKIKELLESDPQAKRTWEYALALEGLNRNAGTHAAGVVISNEPLWQKTPLFKPTGLDTLATQYSGKYVEDVDLIKFDFLGLKTLTVIEEALKLVEKRHGKRINFVEENIEDKEVYDYISTGETLGLFQIESAGMQDLAKKLKPNGFEDVIAMLALYRPGPMESGMLDDFVERKHGRAEITYSFPELEPILKPTYGVIVYQEQVMQIVQTIGGFSLGGADLVRRAMGKKIKEEMDKLKGQFADGAEKKGFDREKAADLFDLIVKFAGYGFNKSHSAAYAMITFYTSYLKHYYPTEFMAAILTLEKNNTDKVVKYVDELKRMGIKLLPPDINRSGLVFEARKVDGDEVVMFGMGAIKGAGDIAINTMLKAREEGEFKDFSDFVSRIDSSKVNKKVIESLIKAGALDSFGYSRKAMLSQIEEIIESAKKAGDAKKQAVGSLFGEGAEMTAVTLELSHMTEFEPMEILEMEKESLGFYVSGHPLDKYRETLDEISYTLSSEIDDLADGSQAMFIGKIEEITEKISKKGNKFGIANIMDLHGNIELMLFENRLKELEEDFDLSKPIAFKVKITKDGDFTRMNILKISSMKDAKKTKVKVEKEVKHVEEPVQPPLILSLNLMPDAKIVEELMCLVDKYPGKRPLELHIKSKLADVVIESKMKVSELIMEEAKELGIYPEEALEIIG is encoded by the coding sequence ATGTCAGAAGAACCAAAAGCAAAACCTCAATTTACACATCTTCACTTACATACTGAATACTCGCTGCTTGATGGTGCGAATAAGATCAAAGCACTTGCCAAAAAGATCAAAGAGCAGGGGATGACCTCCGTAGCCATGACGGATCATGGCAATATGTTCGGTACCATTGACTTTTATAATACCATGCGTAATGAGGGGATCAAACCGATCATCGGGATGGAAGCCTATGTCCATAACCAGGAAGACCTGGGAGATAAATCTATACGCCAGCGCTTTCACCTCTGTCTCTATGCTAAAAATGAAGTGGGTTATAAAAACCTGATGTACCTGAGTTCACGTGCCTATATCGATGGATTTTACTACTATCCTCGTATCAACTGGGACCTTCTGAAAGAGAATAGTGAGGGGCTAATCTGCTCTTCTGCCTGTTTGCAAGGGGAAGTCAACTGGCATATGAATCTTTCAGAGAGGAATGTAAAGTTCGGTGCCAAAGGGTATGAGGAGGCAAAAAAAGTTGCCTTGAAATATAAAGATGTCTTTGGTGATGATTTTTACCTTGAGTTGATGCGTCACGGTATCGGTGATCAGCATCGTATCGATAAGCAGATCATACAACTTTCACAAGAGACCGGCATCAAGATCGTAGCCACCAATGATACGCATTATACAGAACAAAAAGATGCCGATGCCCATGAAGCATTTATGTGTATCGCAATGAACAAACTTTATGATGACCCCAACCGTCTGCGCCATTCGGTCCATGAGTTTTATGTGAAATCACCAGAACAGATGGCGGAACTTTTTGCTGATATCCCTGAAGCCATTGAACATACCCAGGAGATCGCTGATAAATGTAATTTGGAGATCAAACTGGGAGATCCTACACCGCCTAACTTTAAATTTGCCAGGGAGCGTGCAGAAGCCATTGGTCTAGTACTCCCTGAACCAGATAAAGAGTATTCACTAGAGAACGATAAAGTACTTTTTATAGAGGAGTCACGTAGAGGACTTGAGAGACGCTTAGAGATCGTACCTGAAGAGAAACACCAAGAGTATAGAGATAGACTTCAAGTCGAGATAGACATTATCAATAATATGAAGTTCCCTGGCTACATGCTGATCGTATGGGATTTTGTAGATGCTGCAAAACAGATGGGTATTCCCGTAGGACCAGGACGTGGTTCTGCGGCAGGTTCTCTTGTGGCCTATTCACTGAAGATCACAGATATCGACCCCATGCCGTACGGACTGCTCTTTGAGCGTTTCTTGAATCCTGAACGTATCTCCATGCCGGATATCGATATGGACTTCTGTCAGGCCCGCCGTCAGGAGATACTTGATTATGTGGTGGAAAAATACGGCCGGGTCAACGTGGCTCAGATCATTACCTTTGGTAAACTTTTGGCAAAAGGGGTCATCCGTGATGTGGCACGCGTCCTTGATATGCCTTACTCCAAAGCAGATGCTATGGCTAAACTTATCCCAGATGAACTGGGGATTGATCTGAAAAACTCTTATGAAAAAGAACCTAAGATCAAGGAACTCTTAGAGAGTGATCCACAGGCAAAACGTACCTGGGAGTATGCATTGGCGCTTGAGGGACTCAACCGTAATGCAGGAACACATGCTGCGGGTGTGGTGATCTCCAATGAACCGCTCTGGCAAAAGACGCCTCTATTTAAACCGACAGGGCTTGATACACTTGCAACACAGTACAGCGGAAAATATGTAGAAGATGTGGATCTCATCAAGTTTGACTTTTTGGGATTGAAAACACTTACCGTGATAGAAGAAGCACTGAAACTTGTAGAGAAGAGACATGGCAAACGTATCAATTTCGTCGAAGAGAATATCGAAGACAAAGAGGTCTATGATTATATCAGTACCGGGGAGACACTGGGACTCTTCCAGATAGAATCAGCTGGTATGCAGGACTTGGCAAAAAAACTGAAACCAAACGGTTTTGAGGATGTCATTGCGATGCTCGCACTTTACCGTCCGGGACCGATGGAGTCAGGGATGCTTGATGACTTTGTTGAGCGTAAGCACGGAAGGGCAGAGATCACCTACTCTTTCCCTGAACTGGAACCTATTCTCAAACCGACCTATGGGGTGATCGTATACCAAGAACAGGTCATGCAGATCGTACAGACCATCGGTGGATTCAGTCTTGGTGGTGCGGACCTGGTGCGTAGGGCGATGGGTAAGAAGATCAAAGAGGAGATGGATAAACTCAAAGGACAGTTTGCCGATGGAGCAGAGAAAAAAGGGTTTGACAGAGAAAAAGCAGCAGATCTTTTCGATCTTATCGTAAAGTTTGCAGGCTATGGTTTTAACAAATCTCACTCTGCTGCGTACGCGATGATCACATTTTATACTTCTTATTTGAAGCATTATTATCCGACAGAGTTTATGGCGGCTATCCTAACACTGGAAAAGAACAATACAGACAAAGTGGTTAAATACGTAGATGAACTCAAACGTATGGGTATTAAACTTCTTCCACCGGATATTAACCGTTCAGGGCTTGTATTTGAAGCACGTAAGGTTGATGGTGATGAGGTCGTTATGTTTGGTATGGGAGCCATTAAAGGTGCAGGTGATATCGCTATAAATACTATGCTTAAAGCGAGGGAAGAGGGAGAGTTCAAAGACTTTTCTGACTTTGTCTCGCGCATAGACTCAAGCAAAGTCAATAAAAAGGTCATTGAATCATTGATCAAGGCAGGAGCCCTTGATAGCTTTGGATATAGTCGTAAAGCGATGCTTTCACAAATAGAGGAGATCATAGAGTCTGCTAAGAAAGCAGGAGATGCCAAGAAACAAGCTGTGGGTTCACTGTTTGGAGAGGGTGCGGAGATGACTGCTGTGACTTTAGAACTTTCTCACATGACAGAGTTTGAACCCATGGAAATTCTGGAGATGGAAAAAGAATCTCTAGGTTTCTATGTTTCAGGTCACCCACTGGATAAATACCGTGAAACACTGGATGAGATCAGCTACACACTTAGTTCAGAGATAGATGATCTCGCGGATGGATCACAGGCAATGTTCATAGGTAAAATCGAAGAAATTACAGAGAAGATAAGTAAAAAAGGTAACAAGTTCGGTATCGCCAATATCATGGATTTACACGGTAACATCGAATTGATGCTCTTTGAAAACCGTCTTAAAGAACTGGAAGAAGATTTTGATCTTAGCAAACCCATTGCTTTTAAAGTAAAGATCACGAAAGACGGTGACTTTACTCGTATGAATATATTGAAAATCTCAAGTATGAAAGATGCGAAGAAAACGAAAGTCAAAGTAGAAAAAGAGGTTAAACATGTAGAAGAGCCTGTTCAACCCCCACTTATTCTTTCTCTTAATCTCATGCCTGATGCAAAGATCGTTGAAGAACTGATGTGTCTGGTCGATAAATACCCTGGAAAACGACCATTGGAACTTCATATCAAGTCTAAACTTGCAGATGTAGTGATAGAATCTAAAATGAAAGTGAGCGAACTGATCATGGAAGAGGCGAAAGAGCTTGGTATCTATCCTGAAGAAGCTTTAGAAATTATAGGCTAG
- a CDS encoding DJ-1 family glyoxalase III, translating to MASVLIPIAKGFEELEAVALIDVMRRGGIEVRVAYLEDQFQDDLVLGANGITLQADTSIKNVISDDFDMMVLPGGWGGTHALAENARVIELLQEFKATKVVGAMCAAPFALKKAGVLGSEYTCYPGAKEDIDHPGYRDDMKVVTDGNVMTSQGPGTAVCFGLAIVERLVGKESMQTVKDGMLLDYC from the coding sequence ATGGCAAGTGTATTAATACCTATAGCAAAAGGTTTTGAAGAGTTAGAAGCGGTAGCTCTCATAGATGTGATGCGTCGTGGGGGTATAGAGGTGCGTGTAGCATATTTGGAAGATCAGTTCCAGGACGATTTGGTCTTGGGGGCAAACGGAATCACACTGCAGGCGGATACTTCCATCAAAAATGTCATCAGTGATGACTTTGATATGATGGTGCTTCCCGGCGGTTGGGGTGGCACACATGCTTTGGCTGAAAATGCAAGGGTGATTGAACTTTTGCAAGAGTTTAAAGCTACAAAAGTGGTAGGTGCCATGTGTGCTGCACCTTTCGCACTTAAAAAAGCCGGTGTTCTAGGCAGTGAATATACCTGTTACCCCGGTGCCAAAGAGGATATAGACCATCCTGGATACAGAGATGATATGAAAGTGGTGACCGATGGAAATGTTATGACTTCTCAGGGCCCTGGTACCGCTGTCTGTTTTGGGCTTGCCATTGTAGAAAGACTGGTAGGTAAAGAGAGTATGCAAACTGTAAAAGATGGGATGCTTTTAGACTATTGTTAA
- the efp gene encoding elongation factor P has protein sequence MATVGMGDIKKGTRLEITGNPYKVTDFQHVKPGKGAAFVRMKIKNLATGKTIEKTVHAGDKFDVPELEQKTMQYLYDDGEFLQFMDTTTFEQIGLTHEQVGKDTFDFMIDGMEAEVLFHGGQAISVEIPQTVVLKIVETPPNFKGDSQGGKKPATLESGAVVQVPFHVLEGEMIKVDTVEGKYLEKAK, from the coding sequence ATGGCTACAGTTGGAATGGGTGATATCAAAAAAGGTACAAGACTCGAAATTACAGGAAACCCGTATAAGGTGACGGATTTTCAACATGTGAAACCAGGTAAAGGTGCAGCATTTGTACGTATGAAGATCAAAAACCTTGCTACAGGAAAAACGATTGAAAAAACCGTACATGCAGGTGATAAATTTGATGTACCGGAACTTGAACAAAAAACGATGCAATATCTTTATGATGATGGTGAGTTTTTACAGTTTATGGATACGACAACGTTTGAACAGATCGGGCTTACACATGAACAAGTAGGTAAAGATACGTTTGATTTTATGATAGACGGTATGGAGGCGGAAGTCCTATTCCATGGAGGTCAAGCGATCTCTGTTGAGATACCTCAAACGGTTGTACTTAAAATCGTAGAAACACCGCCTAACTTCAAAGGTGATTCACAAGGTGGGAAAAAACCGGCTACACTTGAAAGTGGTGCTGTCGTACAAGTACCTTTCCATGTGCTTGAAGGTGAAATGATCAAAGTAGATACAGTTGAGGGTAAATATTTGGAGAAAGCCAAATAA